Genomic DNA from Manihot esculenta cultivar AM560-2 chromosome 15, M.esculenta_v8, whole genome shotgun sequence:
GCAAAGAAATGTTGAAGAGCAGAGTTCTTTCTTGAGATTTCTCCATTGGTTTGGAGATCTCAAAGGATATTCAAGGACGTCTTTGCTGGAAAACTTAAGttcctttgtttttttcttcttgCGACAAGGATTTTACTAAACACGAGTTTGATTCTCCAGGTATAGAATTCTGATGATCGCTCGCAATCCTTGTTTCAAGTTACTTCAAGATTTTTCTCTGGTTTGGGAATCTCCATCTTCTGTGATTTTTATCTTCCAATGTAGTTGGAGAACTCTTTTTGCCTTGACCCTTTTATGCTAGCTGATGTGTTCAAAATATAAGAATGAGAATTGGAAAACTTCACATCACTTAAATATCCTGGAAATAACACTGCTTGACTGCAAGTTTTGCAACCCCTTCAAGGCGTACAACTCAATGTAGTTGGCACTTGGCACCAATCCACTTTGTAGGCAGGATTTGGAAAACACATTCTTGAAGCCTCCCTTCAATTTCATCACGTAGTTTCACTTATTTTtcaatgacaaaaaaaaaaagagagaaaaattataacaaattgCTCATCTGTGCATGATTATCCCCACATATTATGACATGACACACTTATACTTGTGGGATCCACAGTGGATATGGGATTTGAAATCCCACATCAGTTGATCTGCAAAGTGAAGAGAAATATATAATATCCTAGctataaactattaaataaattgagttaATTATTTTGGATCAAATAGAAAATGGGTTCAATAGAGCTAGTGGACCTGCGACGAACAACACCGTCCCAAAATCTAATGGGAGAAAGTAAGTTTCTCTTATCCACTATATATATAGGTCAAAATCAAGCAGTTCATGCAGTATCTAACTCGTACGGCCAACAACATAATCAAATCACAGGACACATTATTATCCAAGTGacaataaataatgataatgtATTCAAATAATATCTGCTTGATACAAAATTGGTGGATCTGCAAGGAAGCAACAGTGAGAGACACAATGTACAGAGGAACCTCCAAATCAAGTAAGTGCATAATTATACTGAAGTATGTATATACTGAGTAATGCAAACAAATATACATTTAGGAAGATATTCTATGGATCTATGAACTGTATTCTGATAAAAACACGAGTGCTGTCATTCATCAAGCTGCATAACCAAATGAATTGAGTTGTATCTTGGTTTtaccttaaaaaaaattttgatgtgATGCCCAAAACCTAGCCACTAATGATGTCAGATTGCTTGGAAAGAGATGAAGATTCGACTATCTCAGGAACGTGATCGAGCAAACGATTTACTTCATCTTCAAATACAGCCTTTGCTCGGTTAGTCTTCCCTCCAACAATTACTGCTGTTCCATCTTGCAAGGCCCATACCTTTGGTAATAAaacaaatacaaataaaaaattatgagcaACTTGAAATCATGGGTAAATAACGGAACTGAGActaataataattatctaaCTTCTAATATTATATCACAAGGCTATATAAATTCTGAAATGTATTCATTCATGCATAAACAatacaataacataactctaaagctTCAAACACAAATGGCTGCAATATTGTATAGATTAGAAATTTGACCTGTGAGTGAGACAAGTAACTGATGCAAGTTGTTAGCATTAGGGCACCAAATCCAGCATACACAACTGGTACCCCTGGATCGGTCTGAATATAGAAAAGTTTTAGTTAGTTCCTTACAGATTATTATGAAAGAGAAATTCCATTTACTGAAAATTTTTATGTCTTCACCTTTAGTTGAAGACCAGAACTACCAATTGCATCTTCAATAACAATCTTTGTTCCATCTATGACAATTGGAAGCTTAGAGTTAGGTCGTCGGACTCCCACAAACTTCCCATCTTGATCATAAAGAACAATGGATTGTAGATCACGTGCAAGCATTGATCTGAAAAACCAAATCAGAATGGGAGGGAGAGATGAAGATTAGGTGgacaaaatgaaaatttctttttcaGCATCAGGGTCAAGAAATTTACTACAGCTATGAAAAACCTGAAACACAGCCATAGTTATAACAATATGCTATGCTGGAAGCAGTAACAAGTACTCAAATACGTACATTCCCTTGACATTAGGAGAATTAACATCCTCAGCTGGTAAAAAGGTTCCAAAGAGTTTCTTATCACCATTGATCTTTAAAGGTGCCATAGCCAAATTGAAAGGTCCTTCATCATTTTTAAGTATCTGTAGGGCAGAAAAGCTCCAGTCTGTCTGGTATATAGTAATCCCACCATAGCGCAAAGGATCATTTACACTAATTGTTTTCCTCAACACCTCCTTCCCATCAAAATCCAATAGTGAAAGATCAGTGTGAAATTGTGAGACCTACATGGACACATGTACTAATGTCAAGGAAGCTGAATTGAGTGAGCAAAAATTAATATCATTTACTTGAATATTGCTCACAGATGATAAATTTTCCCCTAATACATATCAGTAGAACAAAAGACTATTGAGAAGACTGAATACAGTACTCCTTaagattagaaaataaattcttaGAGATCAAAGACTTCACATGTAACAGGAAAAGGAGGGATGAAACAAATAGAAAGATCAAAAACCAATTTCCAAGAAACCATTCGGTTGAAGAATTCTTCTGGGTTATATTATTTTGCATAAAACAAATGAGAATAAACATTCACCTCTCCACTATCATAGAAGTCCATGTAGAATCTGTTGACATGCACCTCCGTATTGAAAGCTTCAGTGGGAGTAGACAGAAACCCAGTTGGAGCCAACACATCTCCTACAACAAAATTCAACCCCTGTGGAACAGTGACTGAGCCTCTGAAGCTCCCAGCAGCACTAAGAGTTCCCCCTGCCATTATCAGGAGCATTGCTAAATGTACTCCAATAGGGGCGAACCGGCTAGCCAAACCCTTGAAGGCATATAAAGATGGTCCTTTCAAGAACACCTATAACAATCAAACCAGCATGGTGAATTGGTGAACATGAGGCAGATGTATATGGTAATAATGATCAAGGATCTGGCAATAATGAATCCACAATGAAGATCACAACCTCATATCCAGCTCCCATCAGAATAACACCCAAATCTTGAACGGATGCCCTGGGCAATATGTCTGAAAATTCCTGCTTACGGATTGTTTCAGCTGAGTGTAAAAAATTCCACCTGCATTTATCAGTATTTGcattaataaaaagtttattgTCCCAAGTTAAAAGACATGATTTGCTGCGAAAATTCAGACCTTCTTGCAACCTTAACCAGGGGAATCTGTGTGGTATAAGTGCAGGCCATAAGAGATGCTCCCAAGAGAGCCAACAGTCCCAGGAAAACAGGAGATGAGAACATGTGATCAAATCCAAGGGTGAGAATCCACCTCCAAGTGAAGAATCCTAACACAGGATTCTCTTCAGGGTACTTTTGGAAATAGAAATCAGGAGCCTCCCCTTGATCAATGAAAGTACCTGTAGATGCATAAAAATAATGCtgattaaaaatcaataaaatgatGCCCTGGTGTCTCTGATTTCCTTCATTCCACACGAGCATAGCTTCATAGATTTCCCTTTTCTTGGGAAGATTTGCAATCCTTTTCTTTTGATAATTAAAGGTCATAAATGCAAGTGCACGTTCTACAAGATGCAAGAATCTTATGACATAACATGTTCGCTAAGTGAAAATCAAGAAAGCATTAACCTTACAAACACCAAACTTTAAATTTTCAACATACCTAGAGCCATTAGCGCAGCAATAGCAAACATTTCTCCAATAGCCAAAGGCAAATTAGACAAAACAGACAAAACCCTTCTAGGCAACCTCTTCACAAAACCCAATGGTCCACCACCGCCACCTCCACCTCCTGCTGCCTTCGGTGGAACCACCCCATTGCCAGAACCACTTTCTTCTGAAACTGGAGGAGCTAAATCTGACAAAAGAATCTTCCTGGAAACATTCTTGTCTTTGTTTTTTATATCTTTAGAGGTTTTCAGTTTGCAAGTGATGGTTAAAGAAAGCGTTCTCCTGTTGTAAAGGCTGCGAATTTGGGGTTTTAATTTGATGGTGGAGTTAATGAGAGGAGAGGATTTGAGAAAATGGGTTTTCAGGAGAGATGGCGTTGAAGGTTTAGTGGGGTTTAGAGTCTCCATTAATGGAGATTTATGGAGCTATGCGGTTTCAGCTGATGATTTAGTACCAGTATTATCAGTCTTAACAGGGACAGAGGTTTTAACGACCACAACAGTTGGTCTATCCCAAGGACGAAAAAGTAGATATTTTGTTCTTGGTGTAGCTTTTTATCccactttttttaatttgaccAATGAACACCCGCCATGTCAACATTTCATTTGAGCCTCTTGACcttgttgagaaaaaaaaatatatgttattagtttctaattataaatttacatctaaattgctaaaataataataaaaaaaaaaaaaagaaaagaaaaactccTTATCTAATTATCTTCTCAGCAATTCAAGATAACTACACAGGCTCACTCATTTCCAGTTAGTTAACTCTTCCCTCCAAAGCTCATCAAAAGAAGAAAGCAATGCTTCATTCTCTGTCTCTCACTGCTTTATCTTCCATTTCTCCATCCAAAACCCTAAACTCCATCACTCTCTCTTCATCTTCACCTtcttcttcctctgcctctttGCACTCTCCCTTATACCTAAGATTCCGAACAAACAACCATGAGAATCTTCGCTACCTCAAAGCCATTGGCGTCATTGATCCCAACACTAAACCACACCTACTGCCATCCCCAGATGCCATAACCCAAATGCTTTCCACCATAGATTTTTTCAAATCCAAGGGCTTTCACGACACTGACTTCTCAAGGCTCGCTTACATTTCCCCCCAACTCTTCTCCTATGACTTTGATCTCACTGATGTAGAGCCCGTTTTCCAATTCTTGGCTACTGATTTACAAGCTTCGGTTGAAGAATCCAAAGGTTTGATCATTAATTGCCCTCAGATTCTCTTTTCTGATGTTGAATATTGCCTTAAACCAACCCTTGATTATCTAAAGCAATTAGGGGTAGCAAAATTGAATGTTGCGAGTAAATTAAATGCAAATCTTTTGAACATCCGGGAAGAGAGACTGCGTTCAAAGGTCAAGTTCTTGAAGAGTATTGGGCTTTCACATAAGGAGGCAGCAAGTTTCTGTGCAAGAATTCCAGCTATATTTGGGTATAGTATTGAAAATAATTTGAGACCCAAGCTGGAGTACTTGTTGGAGGAGATGGAGAGGAGCATggaagagttgaaagagttccCCCAATATTTTGGGTTTAGCTTGAAGAAGAGGATTGTGCCTAGGCATTTGCATTTGAAGAAGAGGAATGTTAGGATTAAGTTGAATCGAATGTTAATGTGGAGTGATGAGAGATTCTATGCAAAatggaagtaataaaatttagcaCGCAACTTCCAAACTTGATTATTGGATTTTTGTGCCAAATGTTCACTGATTTTCTCAGGAAGATTAATCTAAAATATCTATGGATGTTGCAGTTTTTTTTTACCGTTTTTGCATAATTATggtaatttttatctaaattagacatgtatgagattaaaaaaaagtaaaattttgatATGTGCGAGTAAATTTAGTCATATgcttttcctttccttttatatttttttctcttgtCTTTTAAGAATGTCCCCATTATATAGAATTGTGTGTattgacctttttttttttttaattgtaaggcggctatttaattttttagtgtaCTTGTATGGATTAATCTAATTCTCGATATATAGAGGTCTGTAATTTTACTGACCCATCTAATCGAATAAACTGAATTTCGATGTTTTAGACCATAAATATGTTGAGTTGTCATGAGATTCTGACCAgacatttttttatgaatttaataaaaattgagatATCTGAACCTCAACTATTATCGATCAACTATAACATTATCATAGtattttttatcttattattaCCCTAAATCaaacaattaattatttagtagtaTTTTTTACCCTATTATTACCCTAAATCaaacaattaattatttattctaataaaaaataattattaattatttttacaaataaatcatCTTATAGTattaatagaaataataaaacGTTAAATAAACAtggatcaataaataatataggttaataaattattattattattataataaatagttAAATTCTCCTAAGTTTAAAACTAATCGCACTAGgaaaaaaataacattaaaaatttatttcatttttataatatcatagatattttttaatcgaattaaatattttaattaaaaattcctataaatatattaattttgtgaTTACTAAGTACCATATGTTATAAAAtagaatctataaaaaaaatacattaattattaattgagACTCTATTAAAATTGCTATTTATAtcttttcatattatttaaatttagttattgaaattatttttttcacaatATAATAGATTTTGGATTCAAATGAAAGATCAtctattcaattcaattttttaaatattagtaaatttatatattttagcaTTTTTCTTAactaattcttaaaattaatttaacaaataaaaaacatCCTCCCTTCCACCCTCCgccacacacacacatatatatatatatttcttatttttaaattttttatttcatttatatttttaatattcattaattgattttaacttcttattttaatttctatttaaaaatatgaatttattattttaataatttctaatATTTATCCAATACTTGATCTTgctattttaataattcttattttaaaattaatctagttatatttaaattaatttagatatttttttagattttttaataaactttaaaattaatttaaataataaaattaaatttattttaaaaataacaaaattatcaaccatttaaataattaaatactattataaataattcaaaaacTTAAAAGAGTGTTTTGGGAAATTCCTTCATTTTTCCTCCCAATTATatagtataaattttttatagtaataattaAGCTTTTTTTCACCATGCGATAAAGGTTGCATTTCCAAGGTTCAGTGGACACATGAAGAGTtaaaaaaggtaaaaaaaaaaaaaaaacaattaccaTCAAACCACCCAAAATCAATAAACTAACAATCCACTCAAACAAAAAATGCACAAATAAACCAAAGCAAACCACCTAAACCACCCAGGGCAAACAACTAATTAGACCAAACACAAGCACCGATCCAAAATACTGTACCAAGTCATTGTTAGAAAGCTCCTTCACTAGTGATGAATCGAGATCAAGTGGAGTCATCAGATGTGGACACTTGAATTGTAATTTGATTTAATGGATAGGTCAATAAACCGTGATCGGTTTAATGAGAGAAAAATGCCTTTGAGATTTCATTTAGGTCCCTCCATACTCGATTTTAAGAAAAGAACCTGcaaaatatgagaaaaatattaaaagtctATCGGGGATGCTTCGGTGAAAACCCTCTgatgctcaagtcagatttGGAACCTTTTAGTGGTATCAAGAGAAATAAAacagagaagagaagaaaagagaaagtTTCAGAGAGAGAGGATGTGCTCCAGGGTTTCTGTGTGTGTAGCGGAGAGCGAGAGAGAGTTCAATCCCTCTTTTGGATTAGTTCAGTGACATATATACATCTTATCGTTCTGACGTTCTTTATGTCATGTCCCCATTAGACTGGATAGGGATACTTTTTTACAGGTGTATTCAGAGGCAAATTAACGATGGGCGACAAGATAATAAATGCAGAGTTAGCTAGTTTGTACTTACCGTATGCTCATTTATGATCTCGGTGCTGTACCAAGGAGACAACCAGTGCGTAAGTCGGCATTCTACTCCAGTCACATCAAGTCATGCTCAACTCACCTAATCTATATCGAAGTGGGGTTCTTTAAGTCACTAAAGTCGATAGTGtcaatatttaatttctattttttggtacgagttttgaagagatctACCTGTTCATTTTAGTCTTTGGTAAAGTAAGGGGTGTTATTGGTTTGATCTTTGTACTCCATAGGTAGAGCTTCCTATTGCCCAATTCGACCAGATAGAAAAGTTCGCATGTCTCTTCTGAATCCCGTATATACGTGTCATGATTTTACCGAGTCCTATTTATATGTTATCAACTAGAACTaccaaaaatataacaaaatagtAGCATAGACACTAGAAAGAATAGAGAAGCAaagaaataatagaaaataaaacatGCAACAAAGAAGGCCCAAggcaaaataagaaaagaaaattcttgGAACAATATCAAGAGAAAAGGCACAACAAAATTTACACAGGAATGGTGGTCACTAGTCACACAAGTGAGATCTCTCCTACATGACAGAACCAAAATAGCCCCAAAAGCATATCCAGAAAAAACTCTCTCTTGCAATCGTAATCGTTAGAGACCtacaaaaccaaaaaataaaaggtaataacataaaaaaaaaaataaagtgccACCGCCCTATCATGGCAAGAAAGACAGAAATAGCAAACAATGGTCACCGCTATGGCTATCTGCTCCCCTCACGTGGTTTGAGATAAGGTGATTCTTTATAACCTTATTTGTTTCTCTTCTGTATGGAGGGACTTGCTCGCACCATCAAACACTCAGCTATGCAAGGCATTTCTATTTCTCGGCGGACAGGACCATCAATATCCGATCTCATGTTTGTAGATAATGTAATTCTCTTCTCACGGGCTTCTATTGAAGATGCTCAGATTATCAAACACCTCCTGCATGTTTTTCCAGCTACTAGTGGTTTATCAATCAACCTCTCCAAATCCTCAATTTTCTTACGCTCAAATACTCAAATAGACATTAAGAATACAATTGCAACCCATCTTCAAATCCAGAAAGTGGACATTAGAGACAAATTATTGGGGCTACCAGCTGATATACAAAGATCGAAAAATCAAGCTTTTGTAAATATTAAGGAGCGTCTAAGCAACAAAACGGCAAGCTGGAAAGAGAATTTATTATCTAAAGATGGGCGTGAGGTGTTGATCAAATCCGTAGCTACTGCATTAACAGTATATGCAATGTCCTGTTTCAAATTCTCATCCAGCTTTTGTCAATAACTTAGCTCTATCATAGCAAACTTTTGGTGGGCTCAAACACAGAATGAGAGAAAAATCCATTGGGCGTCTTGAAAAGATATGTGCCTATCAAAAGACGTTAGAGTCTTGGGTTTCTATGACTTGGAATGCTTCAGGGCCTTATTGGTAAAACAAGGCTGGAGAATTCTTTCGATCCTCAGTCTCTCCTTGCTCGCCTTCtaaaaggaaaatatttttcttccaCAACTTTCCTCGATGCAAAGCAAGGTAGTAGAGCCTCATGGGGTTAGTAGAGTATTTTATAGGGAAGAATTTTTCTTGAGAAAGGTGTCCATTGGCAACTGGGAAATGGTCAATCAATTCTATGTAAAGAAGATAGTTGGATTCCAACTATTTTTCCTCATAAGCCTTGAATTAAAGAGACTTATGATCATTCATTTACTTTGATCTCTCATTTGATCAATCTATCTCAAAGGCTTGGAAGGTATTTATCTTCAATCAAATTTTCATGAAGAAGGCATTGCCCATATTATGTTTATACCTACTAGACTCATTAATTGTGAAGACAAATATGTTTGGCACTATAATCACCAAGGATGCTATTCTGTTAAATCAAAATATCGTATAGCTTGCCAACTGAATGTTGCATGTTTTCCAAGTATTGTGGGTGATCTGGGCCCTTCTTCCTCTTCCAATTTAACTGTTTTTTGGAGGAATTTCTGGAAACTTGAGTTGTCTcgcaaattatattttttcttatggTAGCTTTTCAAAGGGAGACTCCATACCAATGAAAATATCCACTGCTGTCTCCAAAAATTTAGTCTTAACTGCATCTTTTATAGCTCTAAGAAATCTGCAAAACACCTTTTCTTTGATTGCCCACATGCAATGGCTATATGGATAAACTCCCCCCTTAGGCTTCGCTCTTCTTTGCTTGTTCATTCTAATACGATTGACTGCTGGCAAGAGATTACTTCTTTCTTTTCAGGTTTAGCTGAATGTGAGCATTATACTCTGCTAAAGATCCTCATGTTATGATTTATCTAGAAGAGCATGAATCAAGCTATCTTTTGTTCGAATAAGAGCGTACAGAGAGAGAAGAAAACATTTGAAATCTTTATTTCTGTAAAATGAGAAAAATTACAATGTCTGGAAGTTTCGCTTCCTTATATATCCCGACATGAGCATGTGACCAACATGTGAGATCACATAATACATACAAGATACAGAAGGCAAGTTTCACGTTTCACATCTCCCATTGTATATTAATAAAACGCTGCGTATTAACTAAAACGGAGCAGTTCTTTAAACTCAACACCCCCTCCTCAAGTTGAAGCCGAGAGAGGCAAAAGATTCAACTTGTGTGCCAGATAGTTATGACGGCTTGCTGGGAGTCCCTTAGTGAAGATATCTGCCAATTGCTCCTGGGTAGGAAGATATCTAGGAGAAATAAAGCCTCGTTGAAGTTGGTTTCGCACAAGATGGCAGTCAATCTCGATATGCTTCGTGCGCTTATGGAATACTGGATTGGCAGCAATATGCATGGCTGCTTTGCTGTCACAATGTAGAGGTATGGGCAGTTTAATGAGTACCTGCAAGTCCTGCAAAATGTAACTAATCCAAAGAAG
This window encodes:
- the LOC110602416 gene encoding cytochrome c biogenesis protein CCS1, chloroplastic, whose amino-acid sequence is METLNPTKPSTPSLLKTHFLKSSPLINSTIKLKPQIRSLYNRRTLSLTITCKLKTSKDIKNKDKNVSRKILLSDLAPPVSEESGSGNGVVPPKAAGGGGGGGGPLGFVKRLPRRVLSVLSNLPLAIGEMFAIAALMALGTFIDQGEAPDFYFQKYPEENPVLGFFTWRWILTLGFDHMFSSPVFLGLLALLGASLMACTYTTQIPLVKVARRWNFLHSAETIRKQEFSDILPRASVQDLGVILMGAGYEVFLKGPSLYAFKGLASRFAPIGVHLAMLLIMAGGTLSAAGSFRGSVTVPQGLNFVVGDVLAPTGFLSTPTEAFNTEVHVNRFYMDFYDSGEVSQFHTDLSLLDFDGKEVLRKTISVNDPLRYGGITIYQTDWSFSALQILKNDEGPFNLAMAPLKINGDKKLFGTFLPAEDVNSPNVKGISMLARDLQSIVLYDQDGKFVGVRRPNSKLPIVIDGTKIVIEDAIGSSGLQLKTDPGVPVVYAGFGALMLTTCISYLSHSQVWALQDGTAVIVGGKTNRAKAVFEDEVNRLLDHVPEIVESSSLSKQSDIISG
- the LOC110602417 gene encoding transcription termination factor MTEF1, chloroplastic; the protein is MLHSLSLTALSSISPSKTLNSITLSSSSPSSSSASLHSPLYLRFRTNNHENLRYLKAIGVIDPNTKPHLLPSPDAITQMLSTIDFFKSKGFHDTDFSRLAYISPQLFSYDFDLTDVEPVFQFLATDLQASVEESKGLIINCPQILFSDVEYCLKPTLDYLKQLGVAKLNVASKLNANLLNIREERLRSKVKFLKSIGLSHKEAASFCARIPAIFGYSIENNLRPKLEYLLEEMERSMEELKEFPQYFGFSLKKRIVPRHLHLKKRNVRIKLNRMLMWSDERFYAKWK
- the LOC110602012 gene encoding uncharacterized protein LOC110602012, giving the protein MEGLARTIKHSAMQGISISRRTGPSISDLMFVDNVILFSRASIEDAQIIKHLLHVFPATSGLSINLSKSSIFLRSNTQIDIKNTIATHLQIQKVDIRDKLLGLPADIQRSKNQAFVNIKERLSNKTASWKENLLSKDGREVLIKSVATALTVYAMSCFKFSSSFCQ